In one window of Burkholderia sp. NRF60-BP8 DNA:
- a CDS encoding MgtC/SapB family protein produces MTFDFALRLFTAFACGVAIGLERQMRQRTAGLRTITLVASGACLFVTLGVLTGNGVAGVTQIAAYVVSGVGFLGGGVIMRDKGSIQGINTAATLWCSAAVGVLSGSGHYVPALAGTGVVLLTNTVLRGVSQAINATPVSNADLVREYQITVICLAADEVHIRTLLSNAMYAKPLSFQSLTSEDVPEQPDRLKVTATLKLHPKDQQKLEQIASRMSMEKSISSVSWTAKEAEPMME; encoded by the coding sequence ATGACTTTCGATTTCGCACTCCGTCTTTTCACCGCGTTCGCCTGCGGCGTCGCCATCGGCCTCGAACGCCAGATGCGCCAGCGCACGGCCGGCCTGCGCACCATTACGCTCGTCGCGAGCGGCGCGTGCCTGTTCGTCACGCTAGGCGTGCTGACCGGTAACGGCGTCGCGGGCGTCACGCAGATCGCCGCGTACGTCGTGTCGGGCGTCGGCTTCCTCGGCGGCGGTGTGATCATGCGCGACAAGGGTTCGATCCAGGGCATCAACACGGCCGCGACGCTGTGGTGCTCGGCTGCCGTCGGCGTGTTGTCCGGCTCCGGTCACTACGTGCCCGCGCTCGCCGGCACGGGCGTCGTGCTGCTCACCAATACGGTGCTGCGCGGCGTCAGCCAGGCCATCAACGCGACGCCCGTCTCGAATGCCGACCTCGTGCGCGAATACCAGATCACCGTGATTTGCCTCGCCGCCGACGAAGTGCACATCCGCACGCTGCTGTCGAACGCGATGTATGCGAAGCCGCTGTCGTTCCAGAGCCTCACGAGCGAGGACGTGCCCGAGCAGCCGGACCGGCTGAAGGTGACCGCGACGCTGAAGCTGCATCCGAAGGATCAGCAGAAGCTCGAGCAGATCGCGAGCCGGATGAGCATGGAGAAAAGCATTTCCAGCGTGAGCTGGACCGCAAAGGAAGCGGAGCCGATGATGGAATGA